A genomic segment from Alistipes senegalensis JC50 encodes:
- a CDS encoding methylmalonyl-CoA mutase family protein, with protein sequence MAITKREKLFTEFPPVPTEKWEEVITADLKGADYERKLVWRTGEGFNVRPYYRAENLEGIQFLGSQAGEFPFVRGTRTHNRWHVHQTVAVECPKEANAEALKLLNSGVDSLGFSIAKEGFTAADLDELLREISIPAVELTFCGVQTGNVAGLVLDKLEKEGLMADAHVAFCIDPLVKGLSQKGDFCSPDGEKCFAKIVSLIKRTREYKHIRIVTVSAGIFSNAGSTIVEELAFALSAGNDYLARLTDAGVDADTAARKLRFSFSVTSNYFMEIAKFRAARMLWANIVKGYAPAKNCACKMMIHARTADWNQTVYDPYVNMLRGTTEAMSATIAGVHSLEVTPFDAAFENPTEFSKRIARNVELLLKNESHFDQVVDPAGGSYYVENLTQSIAAEAWKLFLEIEEKGGYTAAYKAGFVKERIAASAAAKDKAIATRRQTLLGANQYPNFTEVADKAITAEAVTRKQAEGNTLAPYRGAMAFEEMRLHVDRSGKQPKAFMLTCGSLAMARARAQFSCNFFGCAGIRVQDNTFFKSIEEGAKAALESKAEIVVVCAADDDYAEAAPKVKELLGGKAILVVAGAPACMPELEAQGITNFINVKSNVLETLKFYLKEMGI encoded by the coding sequence ATGGCAATTACCAAACGTGAAAAGCTGTTCACCGAATTCCCGCCGGTCCCGACCGAGAAGTGGGAGGAGGTCATAACAGCCGACCTGAAAGGTGCCGACTACGAGCGCAAACTGGTGTGGCGCACGGGCGAAGGCTTCAATGTCCGCCCCTACTACCGCGCCGAGAACCTCGAAGGCATTCAGTTCCTGGGCTCGCAGGCAGGCGAGTTCCCGTTCGTGAGAGGTACGCGCACCCACAACCGCTGGCACGTACATCAGACCGTAGCGGTCGAGTGCCCGAAGGAGGCCAATGCCGAGGCGTTGAAACTCCTCAACTCGGGCGTCGATTCGCTGGGCTTCTCGATCGCCAAGGAGGGCTTCACGGCCGCCGACCTCGACGAACTGCTCCGCGAAATCTCGATCCCGGCCGTCGAACTGACCTTCTGCGGCGTGCAGACGGGCAACGTCGCCGGACTGGTGCTCGACAAACTCGAAAAAGAGGGCCTCATGGCCGATGCGCACGTTGCGTTCTGCATCGACCCGCTGGTGAAGGGCCTCTCGCAGAAGGGCGACTTCTGCTCGCCCGATGGCGAAAAGTGCTTTGCGAAGATCGTGTCGCTGATCAAACGGACCCGCGAGTACAAACACATCCGCATCGTGACCGTCTCGGCCGGCATCTTCTCGAACGCCGGATCGACCATCGTCGAGGAGCTGGCATTCGCCCTCTCGGCCGGTAACGACTACCTCGCCCGCCTGACCGACGCCGGCGTCGATGCCGACACGGCTGCCCGCAAACTGCGCTTCTCGTTCTCGGTGACCTCCAACTACTTCATGGAGATCGCCAAGTTCCGCGCCGCGCGCATGCTCTGGGCCAACATCGTCAAGGGCTACGCCCCCGCGAAGAACTGCGCCTGCAAGATGATGATCCACGCCCGCACCGCGGACTGGAACCAGACCGTATACGACCCCTATGTGAACATGCTCCGCGGCACGACCGAGGCCATGTCGGCCACGATCGCCGGCGTGCACTCGCTGGAAGTGACGCCGTTCGACGCCGCATTCGAAAACCCCACGGAGTTCTCGAAGCGCATCGCCCGCAACGTCGAGCTGCTGCTCAAGAACGAGTCGCACTTCGACCAGGTGGTAGACCCCGCCGGCGGTTCGTACTACGTCGAGAACCTCACGCAATCGATCGCCGCCGAGGCGTGGAAGCTCTTCCTCGAAATCGAGGAGAAGGGCGGCTACACCGCGGCTTACAAGGCCGGCTTCGTCAAGGAGCGCATCGCCGCGTCGGCCGCCGCCAAGGACAAAGCCATTGCGACGCGCCGCCAAACGCTGCTCGGCGCCAACCAATATCCCAACTTCACGGAGGTCGCCGACAAGGCGATCACCGCCGAGGCCGTGACGCGCAAGCAGGCCGAGGGCAACACGCTGGCACCCTACCGCGGCGCCATGGCCTTCGAAGAGATGCGTTTGCACGTCGATCGCTCGGGCAAGCAGCCCAAGGCGTTCATGCTCACCTGCGGAAGCCTGGCAATGGCCCGCGCCCGCGCCCAGTTCTCGTGCAACTTCTTCGGCTGCGCCGGCATCCGCGTGCAGGACAACACCTTCTTCAAGTCGATCGAGGAGGGTGCGAAAGCCGCCCTCGAATCGAAAGCCGAGATCGTGGTGGTATGCGCCGCCGACGACGACTACGCCGAGGCCGCTCCGAAGGTCAAGGAGCTGCTCGGAGGCAAGGCGATCCTCGTGGTCGCCGGAGCTCCCGCCTGCATGCCCGAACTGGAGGCACAGGGCATCACGAACTTCATCAACGTGAAATCGAATGTCCTGGAAACCCTGAAGTTTTACCTTAAAGAGATGGGAATCTAA
- a CDS encoding iron-containing alcohol dehydrogenase codes for MNNFIYHNPTELVFGKGQIARLPKLIPADKRIMVTFGGGSVKRNGVYDQVVRALEGRDFIEFWGIEANPSVETLRKAIALGKERKVDFLLAVGGGSVIDGTKLIAAGLLYDGDAWEIVLRGRAEKSVPLATVLTISATGSEMNSGAVISRYETKEKYPFSGDYPLFSILDPGVLHSLPKRQIACGLADTFVHVLEQYLTAPGQSRLMDRWAEGILHTVFEIAPEALSDNPDYDVMSEYMLSATLALNDMIRMGVREDWATHMIGHEITALHGLTHGATLAIVINGTLRVLREQKRGKLLQYGERIWGIAGGTEEERIDRTIAANEAFFRSLGLSTRLSEEGIGEETVAEIERRFNAGGWKYGEEGNVDGVMARRILEACL; via the coding sequence ATGAACAATTTCATCTATCACAATCCTACCGAGCTGGTTTTCGGCAAGGGGCAGATCGCCCGCCTGCCGAAACTCATTCCCGCCGACAAGCGGATCATGGTCACTTTCGGCGGCGGCAGCGTCAAACGCAATGGCGTCTACGACCAGGTGGTCCGGGCGCTCGAAGGACGCGATTTCATCGAGTTCTGGGGCATCGAGGCGAATCCCTCGGTCGAGACCCTGCGCAAGGCCATCGCGCTGGGCAAGGAGCGGAAAGTCGATTTCCTGCTGGCCGTGGGCGGCGGTTCGGTGATCGACGGCACGAAACTCATTGCTGCGGGACTGCTCTACGACGGCGACGCCTGGGAGATCGTGCTTCGGGGACGTGCCGAAAAGAGTGTGCCTCTGGCGACGGTGCTGACCATCTCGGCGACGGGCTCCGAGATGAACTCCGGAGCTGTGATCTCGCGTTATGAAACCAAGGAGAAATATCCCTTTTCGGGCGATTACCCGCTCTTCTCGATCCTCGATCCCGGGGTGCTCCATTCGCTTCCGAAGCGGCAGATCGCCTGCGGGCTTGCGGATACCTTCGTGCATGTGCTGGAGCAGTACCTCACCGCGCCCGGGCAGTCGCGCCTGATGGACCGCTGGGCCGAGGGTATCCTGCACACCGTCTTCGAGATCGCGCCCGAGGCGCTCTCCGACAATCCCGATTACGACGTGATGTCGGAATATATGCTTTCGGCGACGCTGGCGCTGAACGATATGATCCGCATGGGCGTCCGGGAGGACTGGGCGACGCACATGATCGGTCACGAAATCACGGCATTGCACGGGCTGACGCACGGTGCGACGCTGGCTATCGTCATCAACGGTACGCTGCGCGTCCTGCGGGAGCAGAAGCGCGGCAAGCTGCTGCAATACGGCGAGCGTATCTGGGGCATCGCCGGGGGCACGGAGGAGGAGCGCATCGACCGTACGATCGCGGCCAACGAGGCGTTTTTCCGTTCGCTGGGGCTTTCGACGCGGCTTTCGGAGGAGGGCATCGGCGAGGAGACCGTTGCCGAGATCGAACGGCGCTTCAACGCCGGGGGCTGGAAATACGGCGAGGAGGGGAATGTCGATGGCGTCATGGCCCGGCGGATTCTCGAAGCCTGCCTCTGA
- a CDS encoding helix-hairpin-helix domain-containing protein, whose protein sequence is MAKFFSDREIRAVAIFLPLAGLLITALVLVRPSADPEAARRAEAAMETRRDSVVLRHFDPNTATLDELLALGLSKHEAVSLLKYRAAGKVFRIPEDLALCYGIGDSLYRRLAPWVRIGRKYAIAPEEYRTGRILPEPLAPQPFRIDTVSVRYLRAIGALSKRQAEAFIRWRDLSGIYDMEELRDCYVVSDSVASALEPYVIFPERKPRPIEEPVELNTADSAALRSVSGIGPKTVVSILVYRERLGGFLRAEQLAEVPGVTERNYEKILKQIYCDSCKIRKIDINFASPKVLGRHPYIAPRTLRKLLKARQLKGGWSTAEELVEENILTREEAARLAPYLRFGSVSGPADE, encoded by the coding sequence ATGGCTAAATTCTTTTCAGACCGCGAGATACGCGCCGTTGCGATATTCCTGCCGCTGGCCGGACTGCTCATCACGGCGCTGGTGCTGGTGCGCCCGTCGGCCGACCCCGAAGCGGCCCGGCGGGCCGAAGCCGCGATGGAGACACGCCGGGACAGCGTGGTGCTCAGACACTTCGACCCCAACACGGCGACGCTGGACGAACTGCTGGCGCTGGGGCTTTCGAAACACGAAGCCGTGAGCCTGCTGAAATACCGCGCCGCAGGCAAGGTATTCCGCATTCCCGAGGACCTGGCGCTCTGCTACGGCATCGGCGACTCGCTCTACCGCCGGCTGGCGCCGTGGGTCCGTATCGGCCGCAAATACGCCATTGCCCCGGAGGAGTACCGCACGGGACGCATCCTCCCCGAACCGCTGGCGCCCCAGCCGTTCCGCATCGACACCGTGAGCGTCCGCTACCTGCGGGCCATCGGAGCCCTGTCGAAACGGCAGGCCGAGGCTTTCATCCGCTGGCGCGACCTGAGCGGCATCTACGACATGGAGGAACTGCGCGACTGCTACGTCGTGAGCGACTCGGTGGCCTCCGCGCTCGAACCCTACGTCATCTTCCCCGAGCGGAAGCCCCGTCCGATCGAGGAGCCCGTCGAGCTGAACACGGCCGATTCGGCCGCCCTGCGTTCGGTTTCGGGCATCGGCCCCAAGACCGTGGTGTCGATCCTCGTCTACCGCGAACGGCTCGGAGGATTCCTCCGCGCGGAGCAACTCGCAGAGGTTCCGGGAGTCACGGAACGCAATTATGAGAAAATTTTGAAACAAATTTACTGCGATAGTTGCAAAATTCGGAAAATTGATATTAACTTTGCAAGCCCGAAAGTGTTGGGGAGACATCCCTACATAGCACCGCGGACATTACGAAAATTGCTGAAAGCAAGACAGTTGAAAGGAGGTTGGAGCACCGCTGAAGAATTAGTCGAAGAGAACATATTGACCCGCGAGGAGGCAGCACGGCTGGCTCCCTATCTGCGATTCGGGTCTGTCAGCGGACCTGCCGACGAGTAA
- the murQ gene encoding N-acetylmuramic acid 6-phosphate etherase → MEDRITEQASHYDNLQQMSVHDILTGINREDARVHEAVRATIPVMERLVERIVERMRRGGRMFYIGAGTSGRLGVTDASELPPTYGVPHELVIGLIAGGDGALRRAVEHAEDDTEGAWRDMAPYRPTADDTLIGIAASGTTPYVVGGLRTARRHGLLTASITCNPASPVAAEAEYALEAVVGPEFVTGSTRMKAGTAQKLMLNMLSTAVMIRLGRVEGNRMVNMQLTNDKLVARGTRMVAEASGLSEAEARQSLLRWGSVKRALEEIEKQRKDG, encoded by the coding sequence ATGGAAGATAGAATCACCGAACAAGCTTCGCACTACGACAATCTGCAACAGATGTCGGTGCACGACATACTGACGGGCATCAACCGCGAGGACGCCCGCGTGCACGAGGCCGTGCGGGCAACCATTCCCGTCATGGAACGGCTCGTCGAACGCATCGTCGAACGCATGCGGCGCGGCGGGCGGATGTTCTACATCGGTGCCGGGACGAGCGGCCGTCTGGGCGTCACCGACGCTTCGGAGCTGCCCCCGACCTACGGCGTGCCGCACGAGCTGGTGATCGGACTGATCGCCGGAGGCGACGGGGCCCTGCGCAGGGCCGTGGAACACGCCGAAGACGACACCGAAGGAGCGTGGCGCGACATGGCGCCCTACCGCCCCACGGCCGACGACACGCTGATCGGCATCGCGGCGTCGGGAACCACGCCCTATGTCGTCGGCGGACTGCGCACGGCACGCCGTCACGGACTACTCACCGCCTCGATCACCTGCAACCCCGCGTCGCCCGTAGCGGCCGAAGCGGAGTATGCCCTCGAAGCCGTCGTGGGGCCCGAGTTCGTGACCGGATCGACGCGCATGAAGGCCGGAACGGCCCAGAAATTGATGCTCAACATGCTCTCCACGGCCGTGATGATCCGCCTGGGGCGCGTCGAGGGCAACCGCATGGTCAACATGCAGCTCACCAACGACAAACTCGTGGCCCGCGGAACGCGCATGGTCGCCGAAGCGTCGGGACTCTCCGAAGCCGAAGCCCGGCAGTCGCTGCTGCGCTGGGGCTCGGTGAAACGGGCGCTGGAAGAGATCGAAAAACAGCGGAAAGATGGCTAA
- a CDS encoding glutamine synthetase III → MSLLRFKMVDAAINHNAVEVKAPEGRPSDYFGEKVFGRAAMRKYLDKKTYAALLDTMDNRTPLTREVADSIAAGMRQWALEHGADHYTHWFQPLTGGTAEKHDAFAEPDGFGGVLEEFSGKLLVQQEPDASSFPNGGIRNTFEARGYSAWDPASPAFIVDTTLCIPTVFIAYTGEALDYKVPLLRSLTAVDKAATEVCRYFDKNVQKVFCYLGWEQEYFLVDESLWAVRPDLMLTGRTLMGHESAKNQQLEDHYFGAIPSRVMSFMKDLEYECLKLGIPVKTRHNEVAPNQFELAPVYEEANLANDHNQLLMTVMDKIARRHQFRVLLHEKPFKGINGSGKHNNWSLGTDTGVNLLGPGKTASENLQFITFLVNAISAVYKHNGLLKASIMSATNAHRLGANEAPPAIISTFLGTQVSAVLDKLAASKGDDAIRFDAKNVFKMSGISHIPTLLLDNTDRNRTSPFAFTGNRFEFRAVGSSDNCAEAMIALNTAMASELTEFRKAVDAKIESGIKKEKAIYEVLKQMIKACKAIRFDGNGYSEEWKAEAKRRGLDCETSTPLIFDRYIDKESVKLFSDMGVFTKVELEARTEVKWETYTKKIQIEGRVLGDLAMNHIVPIASKYEAQLLDKVYKMSQIGGLDASSDIRLIKKIQNHTAEIQRLTGEMIDARKVANKIEEPRAKAIAYHDTVAVCFDEIRRHIDKLEEIVDDQIWPLPKYRELLFLR, encoded by the coding sequence ATGTCATTACTCAGGTTCAAGATGGTCGATGCGGCGATAAATCACAACGCCGTGGAGGTCAAGGCTCCCGAAGGTCGTCCTTCGGACTATTTCGGAGAGAAGGTATTCGGACGCGCCGCCATGCGTAAGTATCTCGACAAGAAGACTTACGCGGCGCTGCTCGACACGATGGACAACCGTACGCCGCTCACGCGCGAAGTTGCCGACAGCATTGCCGCAGGCATGCGCCAATGGGCGCTGGAGCACGGTGCCGACCACTACACCCACTGGTTCCAACCCCTGACGGGCGGCACGGCCGAGAAGCACGACGCCTTTGCCGAACCCGACGGATTCGGGGGCGTTTTGGAGGAGTTCTCCGGCAAGCTGCTTGTGCAGCAGGAGCCCGACGCCTCGTCGTTCCCCAACGGTGGTATCCGCAATACCTTCGAGGCGCGCGGTTACTCGGCCTGGGACCCCGCGTCGCCGGCCTTCATCGTCGATACGACGCTCTGCATCCCGACCGTCTTCATCGCCTACACGGGCGAGGCCCTCGATTACAAGGTGCCCCTGCTGCGCTCGCTGACGGCCGTGGACAAGGCCGCCACGGAGGTGTGCCGCTATTTCGACAAGAACGTCCAGAAGGTCTTCTGCTACCTGGGCTGGGAGCAGGAGTATTTCCTGGTCGATGAGAGCCTTTGGGCCGTGCGTCCCGACCTGATGCTCACGGGCCGTACGCTCATGGGACACGAGTCGGCCAAGAATCAGCAGCTGGAAGACCACTATTTCGGGGCCATTCCGAGCCGGGTGATGTCTTTCATGAAGGATCTCGAATACGAGTGTCTGAAACTGGGCATTCCCGTCAAGACCCGCCACAACGAGGTGGCGCCCAATCAGTTCGAGCTGGCTCCGGTCTACGAAGAAGCCAACCTGGCCAACGACCACAACCAGCTGCTGATGACCGTCATGGACAAGATCGCCCGCCGCCATCAGTTCCGGGTGCTGCTCCACGAGAAGCCTTTCAAGGGCATCAACGGCTCGGGCAAGCACAACAACTGGTCGCTGGGTACCGATACGGGCGTGAACCTGCTGGGTCCGGGTAAGACCGCTTCGGAGAACTTGCAGTTCATCACGTTCCTGGTCAACGCCATTTCGGCCGTGTACAAGCACAACGGTCTGCTGAAAGCGTCGATCATGAGCGCCACGAACGCTCACCGTCTGGGAGCCAACGAGGCGCCCCCGGCCATCATCTCGACCTTCCTCGGTACGCAGGTGTCGGCCGTGCTGGACAAACTGGCCGCTTCGAAGGGCGACGACGCCATCCGTTTCGACGCCAAGAACGTCTTCAAGATGAGCGGCATCTCGCACATCCCGACGCTGCTGCTCGACAATACCGACCGCAACCGCACCTCGCCGTTCGCCTTCACGGGCAACCGCTTCGAGTTCCGCGCCGTGGGTTCGTCGGACAACTGCGCCGAGGCGATGATCGCGCTCAACACGGCGATGGCCAGCGAGCTCACCGAGTTCCGGAAGGCCGTGGACGCCAAGATCGAGAGCGGAATCAAGAAGGAGAAGGCCATCTACGAGGTGCTCAAACAGATGATCAAGGCTTGCAAGGCCATCCGCTTCGACGGCAACGGCTATTCCGAAGAGTGGAAGGCCGAGGCGAAGAGGCGCGGGCTGGACTGCGAGACTTCGACGCCGCTGATTTTCGACCGTTACATCGACAAGGAGAGCGTGAAGCTGTTCAGCGATATGGGCGTCTTTACGAAGGTCGAGCTCGAAGCCCGCACCGAGGTGAAGTGGGAGACCTACACCAAGAAGATCCAGATCGAGGGGCGCGTGCTGGGTGACCTGGCGATGAATCACATCGTGCCGATCGCGTCGAAATACGAAGCGCAGCTGCTCGATAAGGTTTACAAGATGTCGCAGATCGGGGGGCTGGACGCTTCGTCGGACATCCGGCTCATCAAGAAGATCCAGAACCATACGGCCGAGATACAGCGGCTCACGGGCGAGATGATCGACGCCCGCAAGGTCGCCAACAAGATCGAGGAGCCGCGTGCGAAAGCGATCGCCTACCACGACACCGTCGCCGTCTGCTTCGACGAGATCCGCCGCCACATCGACAAGCTGGAGGAGATCGTCGATGACCAGATTTGGCCGTTGCCGAAGTACCGCGAACTGCTGTTCCTCCGCTGA
- a CDS encoding ATPase, whose translation MLIIADSGSTKCTWVADDGARTTSVRTRGINAVQHSAEQIREALAELPPYGAVRAVRFYGAGGGASFPEASEKLRRELAAHFGTEEIVVESDLLGAARALFGRGEGIACILGTGSNSCWCRSGEILTNVPPLGYVLGDEGGGVHLGRNLLNGIFKGHIPLKEEFLAATGLSYEEIIRRVYREPYANRFLASFAPFILAHTDCPEVREMVRRSFGEFASRNLSRYPQGLPVSFVGGIAARFGELLRETLEAEGYRIGTIVESPAEGLLKYHHGR comes from the coding sequence ATGCTAATCATTGCCGACAGCGGATCGACCAAATGCACGTGGGTCGCGGACGACGGCGCGCGGACGACATCCGTGCGCACGCGGGGAATCAACGCCGTGCAGCACTCCGCGGAACAAATCCGCGAAGCGCTCGCCGAACTGCCTCCGTACGGTGCGGTGAGGGCCGTGCGGTTCTACGGCGCCGGAGGCGGCGCGAGTTTCCCCGAGGCGAGCGAAAAGCTGCGCCGGGAACTGGCGGCGCATTTCGGAACAGAGGAGATCGTCGTCGAATCGGACCTGCTGGGTGCGGCGCGCGCCCTCTTCGGCCGCGGCGAAGGCATCGCCTGCATCCTCGGCACCGGCTCCAACTCGTGCTGGTGCCGCAGCGGCGAGATCCTGACAAACGTGCCCCCGCTGGGCTATGTGCTGGGAGACGAGGGCGGCGGCGTGCATCTGGGACGCAATCTCCTGAACGGCATCTTCAAGGGGCACATTCCGCTGAAAGAGGAATTTTTGGCGGCGACCGGGCTCAGCTACGAGGAGATCATCCGCCGCGTCTACCGCGAGCCCTATGCCAACCGCTTCCTGGCGTCGTTCGCCCCCTTCATCCTCGCGCACACCGATTGTCCCGAGGTGCGCGAAATGGTCCGCCGCTCGTTCGGCGAATTCGCCTCCCGCAATCTGAGCCGCTATCCGCAGGGGCTTCCCGTTTCGTTCGTGGGCGGCATCGCGGCCCGCTTCGGGGAACTGCTGCGCGAAACGCTGGAAGCGGAGGGCTACCGCATCGGAACCATCGTCGAATCCCCCGCCGAGGGGCTTTTGAAATACCATCATGGAAGATAG
- the scpA gene encoding methylmalonyl-CoA mutase: MRPNFSELKYEAGAQKSCCASKGCGQVEPWLTAEGIPVKGSYTAEDLEGMEHLNYAAGIAPFLRGPYSTMYVMRPWTIRQYAGFSTAEESNAFYRRNLAAGQKGLSVAFDLATHRGYDADHPRVVGDVGKAGVSICSVEDMKVLFNGIPLDKMSVSMTMNGAVLPVLAFYIVAGLEQGCTLDQLAGTIQNDILKEFMVRNTYIYPPEFSMRIIADIFEYTSKNMPKFNSISISGYHMQEAGATADIELAYTLADGLEYLRAGINAGMSVDAFAPRLSFFWAIGMNHFMEIAKMRAARMLWAKIVKQFDPKNPKSLALRTHSQTSGWSLTEQDPFNNVARTAIEAMGAALGHTQSLHTNALDEAIALPTDFSARIARNTQIYIQEETNVCREVDPWAGSYYVETLTNEIAHKAWERIQEVEKLGGMAKAIETGIPKMRIEEAAARKQARIDSGEEKIIGVNEYRLEKEAPIDILAVDNTAVRESQIKRLKELRANRDEAAVQKALAAITECVKTKQGNLLELAVEAAKVRASLGEISDACEVVVGRYKAVIRSISGVYSSEVKNDKSFERAKELCAEFAKKEGRQPRVMIAKLGQDGHDRGAKVVATGYADIGFDVDMGPLFQTPEEAAKQAVENDVHVVGVSSLAAGHLTLVPQIIAELKKLGREDIIVIVGGVIPHQDYDELYRDGAAAIFGPGTPIATAAIKILEILLAD, from the coding sequence ATGAGACCGAATTTTTCTGAATTGAAATACGAAGCGGGCGCACAGAAAAGCTGCTGCGCCTCGAAGGGCTGCGGCCAGGTAGAACCGTGGCTGACGGCCGAGGGAATTCCCGTCAAGGGCTCCTATACGGCCGAGGATCTCGAAGGCATGGAGCACCTGAACTATGCGGCGGGTATCGCCCCGTTCCTGCGCGGCCCCTATTCGACGATGTACGTGATGCGTCCGTGGACCATCCGCCAGTATGCCGGCTTCTCGACCGCCGAGGAGTCCAATGCCTTCTACCGCCGCAACCTCGCGGCCGGACAGAAGGGTCTGTCGGTGGCCTTCGACCTCGCCACGCACCGCGGCTACGACGCCGACCACCCGCGCGTGGTGGGCGACGTGGGCAAGGCCGGCGTGTCGATCTGCTCGGTGGAGGACATGAAGGTCCTCTTCAACGGCATTCCCCTCGACAAGATGTCGGTGTCGATGACCATGAACGGCGCCGTGCTGCCCGTGCTGGCCTTCTACATCGTAGCCGGTCTGGAGCAGGGCTGCACGCTCGACCAGCTGGCAGGTACGATCCAGAACGACATCCTCAAGGAGTTCATGGTGCGCAACACCTATATCTATCCCCCCGAGTTCTCGATGCGCATCATCGCCGACATCTTCGAGTACACCTCGAAGAACATGCCCAAATTCAACTCGATCTCGATTTCGGGTTACCACATGCAGGAGGCGGGCGCCACGGCCGACATCGAGCTGGCCTACACGCTGGCCGACGGTCTGGAGTACCTGCGTGCGGGTATCAACGCCGGCATGTCGGTGGATGCTTTCGCGCCGCGTCTGTCGTTCTTCTGGGCGATCGGCATGAACCACTTCATGGAGATCGCCAAGATGCGCGCCGCACGTATGCTGTGGGCCAAGATCGTGAAGCAGTTCGACCCCAAGAACCCCAAATCGCTGGCCCTGCGCACCCACTCGCAGACCTCGGGATGGTCGCTCACCGAGCAGGACCCGTTCAACAACGTGGCCCGCACGGCCATCGAGGCCATGGGCGCCGCCCTGGGACACACCCAGTCGCTGCACACCAACGCGCTGGACGAGGCTATCGCCCTGCCGACGGACTTCTCGGCGCGTATTGCGCGTAACACGCAGATCTACATTCAGGAGGAGACCAACGTCTGCCGCGAGGTCGATCCGTGGGCAGGCTCCTACTACGTGGAGACGCTGACCAACGAGATCGCACACAAAGCCTGGGAGCGTATTCAGGAGGTCGAGAAGCTGGGCGGTATGGCCAAGGCCATCGAGACCGGCATTCCGAAGATGCGTATCGAGGAGGCCGCGGCCCGCAAGCAGGCCCGCATCGACTCCGGCGAGGAGAAGATCATCGGCGTGAACGAATACCGTCTGGAAAAGGAGGCCCCGATCGACATCCTCGCCGTGGACAACACGGCCGTGCGCGAGAGCCAGATCAAGCGTCTGAAAGAGCTGCGCGCCAACCGCGACGAAGCAGCCGTGCAGAAGGCGCTGGCCGCCATCACCGAGTGCGTGAAGACCAAGCAGGGCAACCTGCTGGAACTGGCCGTCGAGGCCGCCAAGGTCCGCGCATCGCTGGGTGAGATCTCCGACGCCTGCGAGGTCGTCGTAGGCCGCTACAAAGCAGTTATCCGTTCCATTTCAGGTGTATATTCTTCAGAAGTGAAAAACGACAAATCCTTCGAGCGCGCCAAGGAGCTGTGCGCCGAATTCGCCAAGAAAGAGGGCCGTCAGCCGCGCGTCATGATCGCCAAGCTGGGTCAGGACGGACACGACCGCGGTGCCAAGGTGGTCGCCACGGGTTACGCCGACATCGGCTTCGACGTTGATATGGGCCCGCTGTTCCAGACCCCCGAGGAGGCCGCCAAGCAGGCCGTCGAGAACGACGTGCACGTGGTCGGCGTATCGTCGCTGGCCGCCGGTCACCTGACGCTCGTGCCGCAGATCATCGCCGAGCTGAAAAAGCTCGGCCGCGAGGACATCATCGTCATCGTGGGCGGCGTGATTCCCCATCAGGACTACGACGAGTTGTACCGCGACGGCGCCGCTGCCATCTTCGGCCCCGGCACGCCGATCGCCACGGCAGCCATCAAGATCCTCGAAATCCTGCTCGCCGACTAA
- the rpsU gene encoding 30S ribosomal protein S21 — MIIMPVKEGENIERALKKFKRKYERTGVLKELRRRQYFTKPSIAKREAMQHAIYVEHMYRDEE; from the coding sequence ATGATTATCATGCCGGTAAAAGAGGGCGAAAACATCGAGCGCGCCCTGAAAAAGTTCAAACGTAAATACGAGCGTACGGGCGTCCTGAAGGAGCTTCGCCGCCGCCAGTACTTCACCAAGCCTTCGATTGCGAAGCGCGAGGCGATGCAGCACGCCATCTACGTGGAACACATGTACCGCGACGAGGAATAG